In Polyodon spathula isolate WHYD16114869_AA chromosome 27, ASM1765450v1, whole genome shotgun sequence, one DNA window encodes the following:
- the LOC121301388 gene encoding mediator of RNA polymerase II transcription subunit 26-like isoform X2, producing the protein MTAASATPQQLRDRLLQAVDGQSNICNMVAVMEVISSLEKYPITKEALEETRLGKLINDVRKKTSNDDLAKRAKKLLRNWQKLIEPGQSETVPKGASGTPGSANGGAHPCRQDIPPPSATTVSKPVQELRNRNDIQNTCSSKVEKLGNRKRKGEQRDSPLPLKMSKSNYEQIQNSTPPPTNGISGSPEPFPSPLDANTLSERTRLEHQENDKHNKIPVNAVKPHTSSPGLVKLPSTSSLLKTAVLQQHAKKDEGGGQYQPKSPRCPSFSPRSIKQETLAKRPTTYAPKGTVSSPSRGSKFLDTSHVPSPQPLPSQTSTPPIPVNEINKTPAPEHWPGKMDLDAHPLYNTPHESPHGSRISHILECTIPQSLSSERIDSDNAASGSDGKRKKKYRSRDYTVNLDGQQVVEESTKPVRLKERKLTFDPVTGQIKHSTQKDSFQVEESLPPPPPAPQPEPPRTEPTKQEPNAPLPSPFQQTNWKELSRNEIIQSYLNRQSSLLSSSGTQTPGAHFFMTEYLKQEENNIKESRKTHVLVPNSSHDFPGASREVTQEDLHRIHQQNWPGVNGCSDTKGNWYDWTQCISLDPHGDESKLNVLPYVCLD; encoded by the exons ATCTGTAACATGGTGGCAGTAATGGAAGTAATCTCCAGTTTGGAGAAATATCCCATCACCAAAGAAGCACTTGAG GAAACTCGACTAGGGAAGCTCATCAACGATGTAAGGAAAAAGACCAGCAATGATGATCTTGCCAAGCGTGCCAAGAAGCTGCTGCGGAACTGGCAGAAACTTATTGAGCCCGGTCAGAGCGAAACCGTGCCAAAAGGGGCGTCTGGCACGCCGGGCTCTGCTAACGGGGGAGCTCACCCATGCAGGCAGGATATCCCACCTCCCAGTGCCACGACTGTGTCTAAACCAGTGCAGGAACTGAGAAACAGAAATGACATTCAAAACACATGCTCTTCCAAAGTGGAGAAATTGGGGAACCGCAAACGAAAGGGAGAGCAAAGAGACAGTCCCCTTCCGCTGAAAATGTCCAAGTCAAACTATGAACAGATCCAGAATTCTACCCCTCCCCCTACCAACGGTATCAGCGGCAGTCCGGAACCTTTCCCCAGTCCTCTGGATGCCAACACGCTTTCTGAGAGGACCAGGTTGGAACATCAGGAGAACGACAAACACAATAAAATCCCAGTCAATGCTGTGAAACCTCACACCAGCTCCCCAGGACTTGTGAAACTGCCAAGCACTTCCTCTTTGCTCAAGACTGCAGTATTGCAGCAGCATGCAAAAAAGGATGAAGGAGGAGGGCAATACCAGCCTAAAAGCCCACGATGCCCCTCTTTCAGTCCTAGAAGTATTAAGCAAGAGACTCTGGCTAAGCGGCCGACCACGTATGCACCTAAAGGTACTGTTTCAAGCCCATCTCGAGGATCTAAATTCCTGGACACCTCACATGTGCCATCCCCACAGCCTTTACCTTCTCAGACTTCAACTCCCCCTATTCCAGTGAATGAGATAAACAAGACTCCTGCACCGGAGCATTGGCCTGGGAAGATGGATCTGGATGCCCATCCTCTGTACAACACCCCACACGAATCCCCACACGGCTCCCGAATATCCCATATCCTGGAATGTACAATTCCTCAAAGTCTCTCCTCTGAAAGAATAGACAGCGATAACGCAGCTTCAGGCTCCGACGGGAAAAGGAAGAAGAAATACAGATCCAGAGACTACACTGTAAACTTGGACGGACAGCAGGTCGTAGAAGAGAGCACAAAACCAGTCAGGTTAAAAGAACGAAAGCTTACCTTTGACCCGGTTACAGGCCAGATCAAGCATTCGACGCAAAAAGATTCTTTCCAGGTGGAAGAATCACTCCCACCGCCACCACCAGCCCCACAGCCGGAGCCGCCCAGGACAGAACCGACTAAGCAGGAACCCAACGCCCCCCTGCCCAGTCCCTTTCAACAGACAAACTGGAAAGAGCTGTCCAGAAACGAAATCATTCAGTCATACCTGAACAGACAAAGCAGTCTGCTCTCTTCGTCCGGGACGCAGACTCCAGGCGCTCATTTTTTCATGACAGAATATTTGAAACAGGAGGAAAATAACATTAAAGAATCTCGAAAGACTCACGTTTTAGTACCAAACAGCTCCCATGACTTCCCTGGGGCTAGTCGGGAGGTCACGCAGGAGGACCTCCATAGAATACACCAGCAGAACTGGCCTGGCGTCAATGGCTGTTCTGATACGAAAGGTAACTGGTATGATTGGACACAGTGCATATCTTTAGATCCACACGGTGACGAGAGTAAACTAAATGTATTGCCGTACGTCTGCTTAGACTGA
- the LOC121301388 gene encoding mediator of RNA polymerase II transcription subunit 26-like isoform X1, which translates to MTAASATPQQLRDRLLQAVDGQSNQICNMVAVMEVISSLEKYPITKEALEETRLGKLINDVRKKTSNDDLAKRAKKLLRNWQKLIEPGQSETVPKGASGTPGSANGGAHPCRQDIPPPSATTVSKPVQELRNRNDIQNTCSSKVEKLGNRKRKGEQRDSPLPLKMSKSNYEQIQNSTPPPTNGISGSPEPFPSPLDANTLSERTRLEHQENDKHNKIPVNAVKPHTSSPGLVKLPSTSSLLKTAVLQQHAKKDEGGGQYQPKSPRCPSFSPRSIKQETLAKRPTTYAPKGTVSSPSRGSKFLDTSHVPSPQPLPSQTSTPPIPVNEINKTPAPEHWPGKMDLDAHPLYNTPHESPHGSRISHILECTIPQSLSSERIDSDNAASGSDGKRKKKYRSRDYTVNLDGQQVVEESTKPVRLKERKLTFDPVTGQIKHSTQKDSFQVEESLPPPPPAPQPEPPRTEPTKQEPNAPLPSPFQQTNWKELSRNEIIQSYLNRQSSLLSSSGTQTPGAHFFMTEYLKQEENNIKESRKTHVLVPNSSHDFPGASREVTQEDLHRIHQQNWPGVNGCSDTKGNWYDWTQCISLDPHGDESKLNVLPYVCLD; encoded by the exons CAGATCTGTAACATGGTGGCAGTAATGGAAGTAATCTCCAGTTTGGAGAAATATCCCATCACCAAAGAAGCACTTGAG GAAACTCGACTAGGGAAGCTCATCAACGATGTAAGGAAAAAGACCAGCAATGATGATCTTGCCAAGCGTGCCAAGAAGCTGCTGCGGAACTGGCAGAAACTTATTGAGCCCGGTCAGAGCGAAACCGTGCCAAAAGGGGCGTCTGGCACGCCGGGCTCTGCTAACGGGGGAGCTCACCCATGCAGGCAGGATATCCCACCTCCCAGTGCCACGACTGTGTCTAAACCAGTGCAGGAACTGAGAAACAGAAATGACATTCAAAACACATGCTCTTCCAAAGTGGAGAAATTGGGGAACCGCAAACGAAAGGGAGAGCAAAGAGACAGTCCCCTTCCGCTGAAAATGTCCAAGTCAAACTATGAACAGATCCAGAATTCTACCCCTCCCCCTACCAACGGTATCAGCGGCAGTCCGGAACCTTTCCCCAGTCCTCTGGATGCCAACACGCTTTCTGAGAGGACCAGGTTGGAACATCAGGAGAACGACAAACACAATAAAATCCCAGTCAATGCTGTGAAACCTCACACCAGCTCCCCAGGACTTGTGAAACTGCCAAGCACTTCCTCTTTGCTCAAGACTGCAGTATTGCAGCAGCATGCAAAAAAGGATGAAGGAGGAGGGCAATACCAGCCTAAAAGCCCACGATGCCCCTCTTTCAGTCCTAGAAGTATTAAGCAAGAGACTCTGGCTAAGCGGCCGACCACGTATGCACCTAAAGGTACTGTTTCAAGCCCATCTCGAGGATCTAAATTCCTGGACACCTCACATGTGCCATCCCCACAGCCTTTACCTTCTCAGACTTCAACTCCCCCTATTCCAGTGAATGAGATAAACAAGACTCCTGCACCGGAGCATTGGCCTGGGAAGATGGATCTGGATGCCCATCCTCTGTACAACACCCCACACGAATCCCCACACGGCTCCCGAATATCCCATATCCTGGAATGTACAATTCCTCAAAGTCTCTCCTCTGAAAGAATAGACAGCGATAACGCAGCTTCAGGCTCCGACGGGAAAAGGAAGAAGAAATACAGATCCAGAGACTACACTGTAAACTTGGACGGACAGCAGGTCGTAGAAGAGAGCACAAAACCAGTCAGGTTAAAAGAACGAAAGCTTACCTTTGACCCGGTTACAGGCCAGATCAAGCATTCGACGCAAAAAGATTCTTTCCAGGTGGAAGAATCACTCCCACCGCCACCACCAGCCCCACAGCCGGAGCCGCCCAGGACAGAACCGACTAAGCAGGAACCCAACGCCCCCCTGCCCAGTCCCTTTCAACAGACAAACTGGAAAGAGCTGTCCAGAAACGAAATCATTCAGTCATACCTGAACAGACAAAGCAGTCTGCTCTCTTCGTCCGGGACGCAGACTCCAGGCGCTCATTTTTTCATGACAGAATATTTGAAACAGGAGGAAAATAACATTAAAGAATCTCGAAAGACTCACGTTTTAGTACCAAACAGCTCCCATGACTTCCCTGGGGCTAGTCGGGAGGTCACGCAGGAGGACCTCCATAGAATACACCAGCAGAACTGGCCTGGCGTCAATGGCTGTTCTGATACGAAAGGTAACTGGTATGATTGGACACAGTGCATATCTTTAGATCCACACGGTGACGAGAGTAAACTAAATGTATTGCCGTACGTCTGCTTAGACTGA
- the LOC121301388 gene encoding mediator of RNA polymerase II transcription subunit 26-like isoform X3, whose amino-acid sequence MTAASATPQQLRDRLLQAVDGQSNETRLGKLINDVRKKTSNDDLAKRAKKLLRNWQKLIEPGQSETVPKGASGTPGSANGGAHPCRQDIPPPSATTVSKPVQELRNRNDIQNTCSSKVEKLGNRKRKGEQRDSPLPLKMSKSNYEQIQNSTPPPTNGISGSPEPFPSPLDANTLSERTRLEHQENDKHNKIPVNAVKPHTSSPGLVKLPSTSSLLKTAVLQQHAKKDEGGGQYQPKSPRCPSFSPRSIKQETLAKRPTTYAPKGTVSSPSRGSKFLDTSHVPSPQPLPSQTSTPPIPVNEINKTPAPEHWPGKMDLDAHPLYNTPHESPHGSRISHILECTIPQSLSSERIDSDNAASGSDGKRKKKYRSRDYTVNLDGQQVVEESTKPVRLKERKLTFDPVTGQIKHSTQKDSFQVEESLPPPPPAPQPEPPRTEPTKQEPNAPLPSPFQQTNWKELSRNEIIQSYLNRQSSLLSSSGTQTPGAHFFMTEYLKQEENNIKESRKTHVLVPNSSHDFPGASREVTQEDLHRIHQQNWPGVNGCSDTKGNWYDWTQCISLDPHGDESKLNVLPYVCLD is encoded by the coding sequence GAAACTCGACTAGGGAAGCTCATCAACGATGTAAGGAAAAAGACCAGCAATGATGATCTTGCCAAGCGTGCCAAGAAGCTGCTGCGGAACTGGCAGAAACTTATTGAGCCCGGTCAGAGCGAAACCGTGCCAAAAGGGGCGTCTGGCACGCCGGGCTCTGCTAACGGGGGAGCTCACCCATGCAGGCAGGATATCCCACCTCCCAGTGCCACGACTGTGTCTAAACCAGTGCAGGAACTGAGAAACAGAAATGACATTCAAAACACATGCTCTTCCAAAGTGGAGAAATTGGGGAACCGCAAACGAAAGGGAGAGCAAAGAGACAGTCCCCTTCCGCTGAAAATGTCCAAGTCAAACTATGAACAGATCCAGAATTCTACCCCTCCCCCTACCAACGGTATCAGCGGCAGTCCGGAACCTTTCCCCAGTCCTCTGGATGCCAACACGCTTTCTGAGAGGACCAGGTTGGAACATCAGGAGAACGACAAACACAATAAAATCCCAGTCAATGCTGTGAAACCTCACACCAGCTCCCCAGGACTTGTGAAACTGCCAAGCACTTCCTCTTTGCTCAAGACTGCAGTATTGCAGCAGCATGCAAAAAAGGATGAAGGAGGAGGGCAATACCAGCCTAAAAGCCCACGATGCCCCTCTTTCAGTCCTAGAAGTATTAAGCAAGAGACTCTGGCTAAGCGGCCGACCACGTATGCACCTAAAGGTACTGTTTCAAGCCCATCTCGAGGATCTAAATTCCTGGACACCTCACATGTGCCATCCCCACAGCCTTTACCTTCTCAGACTTCAACTCCCCCTATTCCAGTGAATGAGATAAACAAGACTCCTGCACCGGAGCATTGGCCTGGGAAGATGGATCTGGATGCCCATCCTCTGTACAACACCCCACACGAATCCCCACACGGCTCCCGAATATCCCATATCCTGGAATGTACAATTCCTCAAAGTCTCTCCTCTGAAAGAATAGACAGCGATAACGCAGCTTCAGGCTCCGACGGGAAAAGGAAGAAGAAATACAGATCCAGAGACTACACTGTAAACTTGGACGGACAGCAGGTCGTAGAAGAGAGCACAAAACCAGTCAGGTTAAAAGAACGAAAGCTTACCTTTGACCCGGTTACAGGCCAGATCAAGCATTCGACGCAAAAAGATTCTTTCCAGGTGGAAGAATCACTCCCACCGCCACCACCAGCCCCACAGCCGGAGCCGCCCAGGACAGAACCGACTAAGCAGGAACCCAACGCCCCCCTGCCCAGTCCCTTTCAACAGACAAACTGGAAAGAGCTGTCCAGAAACGAAATCATTCAGTCATACCTGAACAGACAAAGCAGTCTGCTCTCTTCGTCCGGGACGCAGACTCCAGGCGCTCATTTTTTCATGACAGAATATTTGAAACAGGAGGAAAATAACATTAAAGAATCTCGAAAGACTCACGTTTTAGTACCAAACAGCTCCCATGACTTCCCTGGGGCTAGTCGGGAGGTCACGCAGGAGGACCTCCATAGAATACACCAGCAGAACTGGCCTGGCGTCAATGGCTGTTCTGATACGAAAGGTAACTGGTATGATTGGACACAGTGCATATCTTTAGATCCACACGGTGACGAGAGTAAACTAAATGTATTGCCGTACGTCTGCTTAGACTGA